A window of the Cynocephalus volans isolate mCynVol1 chromosome 10, mCynVol1.pri, whole genome shotgun sequence genome harbors these coding sequences:
- the LOC134388533 gene encoding tubulin gamma-1 chain-like isoform X1, with the protein MPGEIITLQLGQCGNQIGFEFWKQLCAEHGISPEGIVEEFATEGTDRKDVFFYQADDEHYIPRAVLLDLEPRVIHSILNSPYAKLYNPENIYLSEHGGGAGNNWASGFSQGEKIHEDIFDIIDREADGSDSLEVSVPGMLVGGFVLCHSIAGGTGSGLGSYLLERLNDRYPKKLVQTYSVFPNQDEMSDVVVQPYNSLLTLKRLTQNADCVVVLDNTALNRIATDRLHIQNPSFSQINQLVSTIMSASTTTLRYPGYMNNDLIGLIASLIPTPRLHFLMTGYTPLTTDQSVASVRKTTVLDVMRRLLQPKNVMVSTGRDRQTNHCYIANLNIIQGEVDPTQVHKSLQWIRERKLANFIPWGPASIQVALSRKSPYLPSAHRVSGLMMANHTSISSLFERTCRQYDKLRKREAFLEHFRKEDMFKDNFNEMDTSREIVQQLIDEYHAATRPDYISWGTQEQ; encoded by the exons ATGCCCGGGGAGATCATCACGCTGCAGCTGGGCCAGTGCGGCAACCAGA ttGGGTTCGAGTTCTGGAAACAACTGTGCGCCGAACATGGTATCAGCCCCGAGGGCATCGTGGAGGAATTCGCCACCGAGGGCACTGACCGCAAGGACGTCTTTTTCTACCAG GCGGACGATGAGCACTACATCCCCCGGGCCGTGTTGCTGGACCTGGAGCCCCGGGTGATCCACTCCATCCTCAACTCCCCATATGCCAAGCTGTACAACCCAGAGAACATCTACCTGTCTGAgcatggaggaggagctggcaacAACTGGGCCAGTGGATTCTCCCAG GGAGAGAAGATCCACGAAGACATTTTTGACATCATAGATCGGGAGGCAGATGGTAGTGACAGTCTAGAGGTAAGTGTCCCAGGAATGCTGGTGGGA GGCTTTGTGCTGTGTCACTCCATCGCTGGGGGGACAggctctggcctgggctcctATCTCTTAGAACGGCTGAATGACAG GTACCCCAAGAAGCTGGTGCAGACGTACTCAGTGTTTCCCAACCAGGATGAGATGAGCGACGTGGTGGTACAACCTTACAACTCACTCCTCACGCTCAAGAGGCTGACCCAGAACGCAGACTGTGTG GTGGTGCTGGACAACACAGCCCTGAACCGGATCGCCACAGACCGCCTGCACATCCAGAACCCGTCCTTCTCCCAGATCAACCAGCTG GTGTCCACCATCATGTCGGCCAGCACGACCACCCTGCGCTACCCTGGATACATGAACAACGACCTCATCGGCCTCATTGCCTCGCTCATTCCCACACCCCGGCTCCACTTCCTCATGACCGGCTACACCCCCCTCACCACGGACCAGTCA GTGGCTAGCGTAAGGAAGACCACGGTCCTAGATGTCATGAGGCGGCTGCTACAGCCCAAGAACGTGATGGTGTCCACAGGCCGGGACCGCCAGACCAACCACTGCTACATTGCCAACCTCAACATCATCCAGGGAGAGGTGGACCCCACCCAG GTCCACAAGAGCCTGCAGTGGATCCGGGAACGGAAGTTGGCCAATTTCATCCCCTGGGGCCCAGCCAGCATCCAGGTGGCCCTGTCCAGGAAGTCTCCCTACCTGCCCTCAGCCCACCGTGTTAGCGGTCTGATGATGGCCAACCACACCAGCATCTCCTCG CTCTTTGAAAGGACCTGTCGTCAGTACGACAAGCTGAGGAAGCGGGAGGCATTCCTGGAGCACTTCCGCAAGGAGGACATGTTCAAGGACAACTTTAATGAGATGGACACGTCCAGGGAGATTGTGCAGCAACTCATTGATGAGTACCATGCAGCCACACGGCCAGACTACATCTCCTGGGGCACCCAGGAGCAGTGA
- the LOC134388533 gene encoding tubulin gamma-1 chain-like isoform X2, which produces MPGEIITLQLGQCGNQIGFEFWKQLCAEHGISPEGIVEEFATEGTDRKDVFFYQADDEHYIPRAVLLDLEPRVIHSILNSPYAKLYNPENIYLSEHGGGAGNNWASGFSQGEKIHEDIFDIIDREADGSDSLEGFVLCHSIAGGTGSGLGSYLLERLNDRYPKKLVQTYSVFPNQDEMSDVVVQPYNSLLTLKRLTQNADCVVVLDNTALNRIATDRLHIQNPSFSQINQLVSTIMSASTTTLRYPGYMNNDLIGLIASLIPTPRLHFLMTGYTPLTTDQSVASVRKTTVLDVMRRLLQPKNVMVSTGRDRQTNHCYIANLNIIQGEVDPTQVHKSLQWIRERKLANFIPWGPASIQVALSRKSPYLPSAHRVSGLMMANHTSISSLFERTCRQYDKLRKREAFLEHFRKEDMFKDNFNEMDTSREIVQQLIDEYHAATRPDYISWGTQEQ; this is translated from the exons ATGCCCGGGGAGATCATCACGCTGCAGCTGGGCCAGTGCGGCAACCAGA ttGGGTTCGAGTTCTGGAAACAACTGTGCGCCGAACATGGTATCAGCCCCGAGGGCATCGTGGAGGAATTCGCCACCGAGGGCACTGACCGCAAGGACGTCTTTTTCTACCAG GCGGACGATGAGCACTACATCCCCCGGGCCGTGTTGCTGGACCTGGAGCCCCGGGTGATCCACTCCATCCTCAACTCCCCATATGCCAAGCTGTACAACCCAGAGAACATCTACCTGTCTGAgcatggaggaggagctggcaacAACTGGGCCAGTGGATTCTCCCAG GGAGAGAAGATCCACGAAGACATTTTTGACATCATAGATCGGGAGGCAGATGGTAGTGACAGTCTAGAG GGCTTTGTGCTGTGTCACTCCATCGCTGGGGGGACAggctctggcctgggctcctATCTCTTAGAACGGCTGAATGACAG GTACCCCAAGAAGCTGGTGCAGACGTACTCAGTGTTTCCCAACCAGGATGAGATGAGCGACGTGGTGGTACAACCTTACAACTCACTCCTCACGCTCAAGAGGCTGACCCAGAACGCAGACTGTGTG GTGGTGCTGGACAACACAGCCCTGAACCGGATCGCCACAGACCGCCTGCACATCCAGAACCCGTCCTTCTCCCAGATCAACCAGCTG GTGTCCACCATCATGTCGGCCAGCACGACCACCCTGCGCTACCCTGGATACATGAACAACGACCTCATCGGCCTCATTGCCTCGCTCATTCCCACACCCCGGCTCCACTTCCTCATGACCGGCTACACCCCCCTCACCACGGACCAGTCA GTGGCTAGCGTAAGGAAGACCACGGTCCTAGATGTCATGAGGCGGCTGCTACAGCCCAAGAACGTGATGGTGTCCACAGGCCGGGACCGCCAGACCAACCACTGCTACATTGCCAACCTCAACATCATCCAGGGAGAGGTGGACCCCACCCAG GTCCACAAGAGCCTGCAGTGGATCCGGGAACGGAAGTTGGCCAATTTCATCCCCTGGGGCCCAGCCAGCATCCAGGTGGCCCTGTCCAGGAAGTCTCCCTACCTGCCCTCAGCCCACCGTGTTAGCGGTCTGATGATGGCCAACCACACCAGCATCTCCTCG CTCTTTGAAAGGACCTGTCGTCAGTACGACAAGCTGAGGAAGCGGGAGGCATTCCTGGAGCACTTCCGCAAGGAGGACATGTTCAAGGACAACTTTAATGAGATGGACACGTCCAGGGAGATTGTGCAGCAACTCATTGATGAGTACCATGCAGCCACACGGCCAGACTACATCTCCTGGGGCACCCAGGAGCAGTGA